One window from the genome of Pieris napi chromosome 3, ilPieNapi1.2, whole genome shotgun sequence encodes:
- the LOC125063437 gene encoding chymotrypsin-2-like, whose product MFLHFGILLLLSHGLLGEVDVSEAIDGDSRIVGVKDATPGMANYQVSMRGHSGKEEWHTCGGSILNEEYVLTAAHCIHGKRPDELSIVVGSHTLNKGGDRYKIKKLVPHENYYRRTLKNDIAIVQIEGKFKFSDKVQPIELLKEMAPIGKKCLLTGWGLVDYDKKILPNKLQMLEFETISNDDCTKQLQRSRFSTLVPVDAGQLCVKRPNDKEMTAKNLARPLASIEQALDYKTLEEIPNNIYLN is encoded by the exons ATGTTTCTCCATTTTGGAATATTACTTCTTCTGTCCCATGGACTCCTTG GCGAAGTGGACGTTTCGGAAGCTATAGATGGAGACAGCCGAATAGTCGGTGTCAAAGATGCCACCCCAGGCATGGCTAACTACCAAGTTTCAATGCGTGGTCATAGCGGAAAGGAAGAATGGCACACTTGCGGAGGGTCTATTTTAAACGAAGAGTACGTGTTAACAGCCGCTCATTGCATTCATGG GAAACGACCTGACGAGTTGTCTATAGTAGTTGGCAGTCACACGCTCAATAAAGGTGGCGACCGTTACAAGATTAAGAAATTGGTCCCTCATGAGAACTATTACAGACGGACTCTAAAGAATGACATAGCCATCGTACAGATCGAAGGCAAATTCAAATTCAGCGATAAGGTTCAACCAATTGAGTTGTTAAAAGAAATGGCACCCATTGGAAAGAAATGTCTCTTGACTGGCTGGGGACTCGTAGACTAT GACAAGAAAATTCTACCAAACAAACTTCAAATGTTGGAGTTTGAAACAATAAGCAACGACGACTGCACTAAACAATTACAACGCTCGCGTTTCTCGACATTGGTGCCCGTAGACGCCGGACAACTCTGCGTTAAGCGCCCGAACGACAAAG agaTGACAGCCAAGAATTTGGCTAGACCCCTTGCTTCTATTGAGCAAGCATTAGATTATAAGACCTTGGaagaaattccaaataatatttatttaaattag
- the LOC125063822 gene encoding anionic trypsin-2-like isoform X3, whose product MFIFEIYVFIILFYSSSGLKLGIHSADPKIVGGDDAPDGAIKYQVSLQNVGSHFCGGSIIDKKWVVTAAHCTIDRPTKSFKVAVGINKLSDKGTEYTPDKVIIHEKFDRKLFTNDISLVKIEPGIELNDRVNPVGLPTTNTDSGATLTLTGWGRISGDSGGPLVTNGTLAALVSWGTRSCGHSQVHPDVNTRVYSFVDWIKDTMSKN is encoded by the exons ATGTTTATATTTGAGATATAcgttttcattatattattttattcgtcCTCTG gtcTGAAGCTTGGGATTCATTCGGCTGATCCCAAAATTGTGGGAGGGGATGACGCACCAGATGGCGCTATAAAATATCAGGTGTCCCTCCAAAATGTGGGTAGTCACTTTTGTGGTGGATCCATCATAGATAAAAAATGGGTGGTCACGGCTGCTCATTGTACAATTGA CCGTCCAACTAAATCTTTCAAAGTTGCGGTGGGAATCAATAAACTGTCAGACAAGGGTACAGAATATACACCTGATAAAGTGATAATCCACGAAAAGTTTGACAGGAAACTATTTACAAATGATATTAGCCTTGTGAAAATAGAGCCTGGGATAGAACTTAATGATAGAGTGAATCCAGTGGGTTTGCCTACTACTAACACCGATTCTGGAGCAACTTTGACATTAACAGGATGGGGCAGGATAAGT GGAGATTCTGGCGGTCCTTTAGTAACTAATGGAACTCTTGCTGCCCTGGTTTCCTGGGGGACAAGAAGTTGTGGTCACAGCCAAGTTCATCCCGATGTCAACACTAGAGTCTACTCTTTCGTAGATTGGATAAAAGATACGATGAGCAAGAattga
- the LOC125063822 gene encoding chymotrypsin-2-like isoform X1 — protein MFIFEIYVFIILFYSSSGLKLGIHSADPKIVGGDDAPDGAIKYQVSLQNVGSHFCGGSIIDKKWVVTAAHCTIDRPTKSFKVAVGINKLSDKGTEYTPDKVIIHEKFDRKLFTNDISLVKIEPGIELNDRVNPVGLPTTNTDSGATLTLTGWGRISSDGPLPNKLQIVEVTSITTKQCKMKYKSFKQPITPSHLCTHAPPREGSCQGDSGGPLVTNGTLAALVSWGTRSCGHSQVHPDVNTRVYSFVDWIKDTMSKN, from the exons ATGTTTATATTTGAGATATAcgttttcattatattattttattcgtcCTCTG gtcTGAAGCTTGGGATTCATTCGGCTGATCCCAAAATTGTGGGAGGGGATGACGCACCAGATGGCGCTATAAAATATCAGGTGTCCCTCCAAAATGTGGGTAGTCACTTTTGTGGTGGATCCATCATAGATAAAAAATGGGTGGTCACGGCTGCTCATTGTACAATTGA CCGTCCAACTAAATCTTTCAAAGTTGCGGTGGGAATCAATAAACTGTCAGACAAGGGTACAGAATATACACCTGATAAAGTGATAATCCACGAAAAGTTTGACAGGAAACTATTTACAAATGATATTAGCCTTGTGAAAATAGAGCCTGGGATAGAACTTAATGATAGAGTGAATCCAGTGGGTTTGCCTACTACTAACACCGATTCTGGAGCAACTTTGACATTAACAGGATGGGGCAGGATAAGT AGCGATGGTCCACTACCAAATAAACTTCAGATTGTTGAAGTAACTTCGATAACAACTAAACAATGCAAGatgaaatataaatctttCAAACAGCCAATTACGCCTTCACATCTTTGCACACACGCGCCACCTCGAGAAGGAAGCTGTCAg GGAGATTCTGGCGGTCCTTTAGTAACTAATGGAACTCTTGCTGCCCTGGTTTCCTGGGGGACAAGAAGTTGTGGTCACAGCCAAGTTCATCCCGATGTCAACACTAGAGTCTACTCTTTCGTAGATTGGATAAAAGATACGATGAGCAAGAattga
- the LOC125063822 gene encoding chymotrypsin-2-like isoform X2 yields the protein MGLKLGIHSADPKIVGGDDAPDGAIKYQVSLQNVGSHFCGGSIIDKKWVVTAAHCTIDRPTKSFKVAVGINKLSDKGTEYTPDKVIIHEKFDRKLFTNDISLVKIEPGIELNDRVNPVGLPTTNTDSGATLTLTGWGRISSDGPLPNKLQIVEVTSITTKQCKMKYKSFKQPITPSHLCTHAPPREGSCQGDSGGPLVTNGTLAALVSWGTRSCGHSQVHPDVNTRVYSFVDWIKDTMSKN from the exons ATGG gtcTGAAGCTTGGGATTCATTCGGCTGATCCCAAAATTGTGGGAGGGGATGACGCACCAGATGGCGCTATAAAATATCAGGTGTCCCTCCAAAATGTGGGTAGTCACTTTTGTGGTGGATCCATCATAGATAAAAAATGGGTGGTCACGGCTGCTCATTGTACAATTGA CCGTCCAACTAAATCTTTCAAAGTTGCGGTGGGAATCAATAAACTGTCAGACAAGGGTACAGAATATACACCTGATAAAGTGATAATCCACGAAAAGTTTGACAGGAAACTATTTACAAATGATATTAGCCTTGTGAAAATAGAGCCTGGGATAGAACTTAATGATAGAGTGAATCCAGTGGGTTTGCCTACTACTAACACCGATTCTGGAGCAACTTTGACATTAACAGGATGGGGCAGGATAAGT AGCGATGGTCCACTACCAAATAAACTTCAGATTGTTGAAGTAACTTCGATAACAACTAAACAATGCAAGatgaaatataaatctttCAAACAGCCAATTACGCCTTCACATCTTTGCACACACGCGCCACCTCGAGAAGGAAGCTGTCAg GGAGATTCTGGCGGTCCTTTAGTAACTAATGGAACTCTTGCTGCCCTGGTTTCCTGGGGGACAAGAAGTTGTGGTCACAGCCAAGTTCATCCCGATGTCAACACTAGAGTCTACTCTTTCGTAGATTGGATAAAAGATACGATGAGCAAGAattga
- the LOC125063436 gene encoding chymotrypsin-2-like: protein MKDMSIVVGSHTLNIGGDRYKIKKLVPYEKYDNNYLKNDIAVIQVNGKIKYSDKVQPIELLKEMAPIGKKCLLTGWGHVDYKKKTVPNNLQMLEFETISNDDCTKQLNARLSQNMCPSNNGDSGGPLVIQDDKNKTLQIGVVSWIVPCGKDFPDVFASVHGFHDWIQSKIK, encoded by the exons ATGAAAGATATGTCAATAGTCGTTGGCAGTCACACGCTCAATATAGGCGGCGACCGTTACAAGATTAAGAAATTGGTCCCTTATGAGAAGTATGATAACAACTATCTAAAGAATGACATAGCCGTCATACAGGTCAATGGCAAAATCAAATACAGCGATAAAGTTCAACCCATTGAGTTGTTAAAAGAAATGGCGCCAATTGGAAAGAAATGTCTCTTGACTGGCTGGGGACACGTAGACTAT aaaaagaaaactgtACCAAACAATCTTCAAATGTTGGAGTTTGAAACAATAAGCAATGACGACTGCACTAAACAATTGAACGCTCGCCTTTCCCAAAATATGTGCCC TTCAAACAAC GGTGATTCCGGTGGACCTCTCGTCATTCAGGACGATAAGAACAAAACTCTTCAAATTGGAGTCGTGTCCTGGATAGTTCCCTGCGGCAAAGACTTTCCTGATGTATTTGCTTCAGTCCATGGTTTCCACGATTGGATACAGagcaaaattaaatga